A stretch of Triticum aestivum cultivar Chinese Spring chromosome 1D, IWGSC CS RefSeq v2.1, whole genome shotgun sequence DNA encodes these proteins:
- the LOC123181298 gene encoding uncharacterized protein, with protein MAPPALNLAGSGRLHAKSAENGSTPARSARIRPGLLPYDASSRSTTAAPCQPRSSRSSPPNRRHCRRTLTSGSPKSFPKSYKRLRLDEPLTKTHLYSEFLLAKMDHQLQNMLAKLSQVWSRPRKSQFKSSRRRGMWRFPPPVAALLVFVACCCQIQHDLSYRFSIASLCFMCICAENMTTRPCSSPATLSLMRTITIIAEA; from the exons atggcgccgccggccctcaatctcgccggatccggccgcctcCACGCCAAATCCGCCGAAAATGGATCCACCCCGGCCAGATCCGCCCGGATCCGACCGGGCCTCCTGCCGTACGACGCCTCATCGAGGAGTACAACAGCTGCCCCATGCCAGCCAAGATCCTCCAGATCCTCTCCACCCAACCGCCGTCATTGCAGGAGGACTTTGACGAGTGGCTCACCAAAAAGCTTCCCCAAATCCTACAAGAGGCTCAG GTTAGACGAGCCGCTGACAAAGACACACCTCTATTCTGAATTTTTACTTGCAAAGATGGACCATCAGCTACAGAATATGTTGGCTAAACTCTCACAG GTTTGGAGCCGACCACGGAAGTCACAGTTTAAGAGCTCGAGGAGGAGGGGCATGTGGAGGTTTCCGCCGCCAGTGGCTGCACTGCTGGTCTTCGTCGCCTGCTGCTGTCAGATCCAGCATGACCTATCCTATCGGTTCTCCATCGCTTCACTCTGCTTCATGTGCATATGTGCGGAGAATATGACGACCCGCCCCTGTTCTTCACCAGCCACACTCTCCCTTATGCG CACAATAACCATCATCGCAGAAGCTTAG
- the LOC123181297 gene encoding transmembrane and coiled-coil domain-containing protein 4 yields the protein MATSSTLSQTQRYAAGALLALALRQAQIHQRVLLGSHGLDEGPDPETAVLSSDDPDGRDLWTHDSRGLLRPVLRFLEIDPKAWPGVEKTAATSEPKHHIGAFLRKVFEDEDDGEKAAADRSDLELALAKAVDAMAMGLENDVAAGNLFKQHVFGADNDEEPADDGSPSSPGGGGRSKDYRKMAVLYMLLSACVADVNMDEDGMGSPRIRKGYDARHRVALRLIATWLDVKWIKMEAIEIMVACSAMAAAKEEEKSRESTSPRSRWQKWRRGGIIGAAALTGGTLMAISGGLAAPAIAAGFTALAPTLHALVPVIGASGFAAIATAAGHTAGSVAVAASFGAAGAGLTGSKMAKRIGNVKEFEFKALGQNHNQGRLAVCIMVSGFAFNEDDFLKPWEGWKTNLERYILQWETKHIIALSTAIQDFLASRFAMELMREGAMQTVLSGIISAFAWPATLVAAADFIDSTWSVAIDRSDKVGIMLAEVLLNGLQGSRPVTLIGFSLGARVVFKCLQELALSGNNEGIVERAVLIGAPISVNDELWGPARKMVAGRLVNVYSTKDWILGVTFRASLLTQGLAGIQAVQVPGVENVDVSELVVGHSSYLGLMQQILEQLELNTYYPVFSPSTPRSSTPRSK from the exons ATGGCCACGTCGTCGACGCTGAGCCAGACGCAGCGGTACGCTGCGGGTGCGCTCCTCGCGCTCGCGCTCCGCCAGGCGCAGATCCACCAGCGCGTCCTTCTCGGCTCCCACGGCCTCGACGAGGGCCCGGACCCTGAGACGGCCGTCCTCTCCAGCGACGACCCCGACGGCCGCGACCTCTGGACCCACGACtcccgcggcctcctccgccccgtccTCAG GTTTCTCGAGATCGACCCCAAGGCCTGGCCGGGCGTGGAGAAGACGGCGGCGACATCCGAGCCCAAGCACCACATTGGAGCC TTCCTCCGGAAAGTgttcgaggacgaagacgacggcgagAAGGCCGCCGCCGATAGGTCCGACCTCGAGCTCGCGCTCGCCAAAGCCGTCGACGCGATGGCGATGGGCCTGGAGAACGACGTTGCAGCGGGCAACTTGTTCAAACAACACGTGTTCGGCGCCGACAATGACGAAGAACCGGCTGACGACGGGTCGCCGTCgtcgccgggcggcggcgggcgctccAAGGACTACCGGAAGATGGCGGTGCTGTACATGCTCCTCTCAGCCTGCGTGGCGGACGTGAACATGGACGAGGACGGCATGGGATCCCCCCGCATCAGGAAGGGCTACGACGCCCGCCACCGCGTTGCGCTCCGGCTGATCGCGACTTGGCTCGACGTCAAGTGGATCAAGATG GAAGCTATCGAGATAATGGTTGCTTGCTCTGCTATGGCTGCAGCGAAAGAGGAAGAGAAATCGCGTGAAAGTACGTCGCCGAGAAGCAGGTGGCAGAAATGGAGGCGCGGGGGGATCATCGGCGCCGCCGCCTTGACCGGAGGGACGCTCATGGCCATCTCCGGGG GTCTAGCTGCTCCAGCGATTGCTGCAGGGTTCACTGCTCTTGCTCCGACGTTGCACGCACTTGTCCCTGTTATTGGGGCTAGCGGATTTGCTGCTATAGCCACTGCTGCTGGACACACCGCTGGCTCAGTAGCAGTTGCTGCATCATTTGGAG CTGCTGGAGCTGGGTTAACTGGTTCCAAAATGGCCAAAAGAATTGGGAATGTGAAAGAATTCGAGTTCAAAGCCCTCGGCCAGAACCATAACCAGGGT CGCCTAGCAGTCTGCATCATGGTTTCTGGATTCGCTTTTAATGAAGACGATTTTTTAAAGCCGTGGGAAGGATGGAAAACTAACTTAGAGAG GTACATTCTTCAGTGGGAGACTAAGCATATAATTGCCTTGAGTACAGCAATACAGGATTTTCTCGCATCAA GATTTGCAATGGAGCTGATGAGGGAAGGCGCGATGCAGACTGTGTTAAGCGGTATAATTTCAGCATTTGCATGGCCTGCTACCTTGGTAGCTGCTGCAGATTTTATTGACAGCACATGGTCCGTTGCTATTGACAG ATCAGATAAGGTTGGGATAATGCTTGCTGAAGTGTTGCTCAATGGACTGCAAGGAAGCAG GCCTGTCACTCTCATAGGTTTTTCACTCGGTGCGCGTGTCGTGTTCAAATGTTTGCAGGAATTAGCTCTTTCGGGCAATAACG AGGGAATCGTCGAGAGGGCTGTGCTGATAGGTGCACCGATTTCAGTTAATGACGAGTTGTGGGGGCCTGCCAGGAAG ATGGTTGCTGGAAGGCTTGTGAACGTGTACTCCACCAAGGACTGGATCCTCGGCGTCACTTTCCGGGCGAG TCTGCTCACGCAAGGCTTGGCTGGCATCCAGGCGGTCCAAGTCCCCGGAGTTGAAAAT GTTGACGTTAGCGAGCTCGTCGTCGGGCACTCCTCCTACCTGGGACTCATGCAGCAGATCCTGGAGCAGCTGGAGCTGAATACTTACTACCCGGTGTTCTCCCCCTCCACGCCCAGGTCCAGCACGCCCAGATCGAAATAA